The nucleotide sequence GACCACGACTTTATTTGagctaaaaaccccaaatgtgcTCTCTTTACAAAAggataaaacattttcagtacAAAAGGGAAGAAGCCCCAGGACCCGGGGGCCGAGCAGGGATCTCAAATCGTCTCCAAATTCCCAACTTTCTACAAAACCAGGGAGATTTGGTCAACCGGGCTCAAGAAACCATCAAAAAATATggattttctttgaaaaatgaaagaaaaaaataaatcgtTGCATAGCATTTAAAAGTTATTGCTCGTCTCAAAATGGACAGAGGAgttgggagctgctggcaggatcCCAAATCCATGGAATGGCCGTGAAGAACAGAGTTTGGCattaaatatggaaatatttggGGTCAtcaccaaggggaaaaaaaaaaaaaaaaaaaaaaccaaaccaaaatttaaaaatcaggtggtgagggcaggggagggaaataaaaataaattaaataaataatggcTAATAAATAACCCTGGAGCACCAAGAAGGGAATTCCCACTACGAGCCTGGAAGATGaggggggggaggaaaaaaaaaaaaaaaaaaaaacaaaacccttcgGCACATCCCAGGATTCCGTGGAAAACGGCAGGGAATAAATTAGGAGCCCTCacacattaattaattaataaataaataaagcaggtAATTAAGACAGGCTTGAAGCAGGGGAGGGGACAAGGCCCCGGAAGGGACGGTGGCTCCTTTTCCAGTTGGGATTCTGGAATTTGGGATTCCAGCGGGATCCCAGACGGGGTTTCCGGGTTTgttgtggggggggggaggtttgGGAGGGGTCAGGCAGGTGgggggatgggcacagggccTGGCTGGACAGTGGTGACCCCgggaaagggactgggatggcCATGGGTGGTGGGCTAGTGGCCATGGGTGGTGGGCTAGTATCCCTGGGACATGGACCACTGTCCCTGGGGCATGGACCACTGTCCTTGGGGTACGGGCCACTGTCCCTGGGGCATGGACCACTGTCCCTGGGGCATGGACCACTGTCCTTAGGGGATGGACCACTGTCCTTGGGGTACGGGCCACTGTCCCTGGGTCATGGACCACTGTCCTTGGGTCATGGACCACTGTCCTTGGGGCATGGACCACTGTCCCTGGGGCATGGGCCACTGTCCCTGGGGCATGGACCACTGTCCTTGGGTCATGGACCACTGTCCCTGGGGCACGGGCCACTGTCCTTGGGGGATGGACCACTGTCCCTGGGGCATGGGCCACTGTCCCTGGGGCACGGGCCACTGTCCCTGGGGCACGGGCCACTGTCCTTAGGGGATGGACCACTGTCCTTGGGTCATGGACCACTGTCCTTGGGGTACGGGCCACTGTCCCTGGGGCATGGACCACTGTCCTTAGGGCATGGACCACTGTCCCTGGGTGTTGTCCCTCCATCCCCGAACAtttcccctccatccctgcacgTTGTCCCTCATTCCCACCCTGCACTGGGAAACTCGACCCCACCAGAGCGTGCCCACCCCaaggggcaggaggggctggcagggacgGGGCCGTGTCCCCACactggagagggacagggagaggacaAATCCAAGGCCCGGATCTGGTGCCAGGATGGACATCCCAGAGGTGGAAACACCTTCGGGATCATCCCCCTCAGAGCTCGGAAAGGCTCAcgtggcacctggggacagctgggacatCGGTGTGGTGACACCGGTCACCTCCAGAGCCACCACGGTGACATCAGTGTGGTGACACCGGTCACCTCCAGAGCCACCACGGGGACATCGGTGTGGTGACACCGGTCACCTCTAGAGCCACCACAGGGACATCGGTGTGGTGACACCGGTCACCTCCAGAGCCACCACAGGGACATCGGTGTGGTGACACCGGTCACCTCCAGAGCCACCACGGGGACATCGGTGTGGTGACACCGGTCACCTCCAGAGCCACCACGGGGACATCGGTGTGGTGACACCGGTCACCTCTAGAGCCACCACGGTGACATCGGTGTGGTGACACCGGTCACCTCTAGAGCCACCACGGGGACATCGGTGTGGTGACACCGGTCACCTCCAGAGCCACCACGGTGACATCGGTGTGGTGACACCGGTCACCTCCAGAGCCACCACAGGGACATCGGTGTGGTGACACCGGTCACCTCCAGAGCCACCACGGTGACATCGGTGTGGTGACACCGGTCACCTCCAGAGCCACCACAGTGACATCGGTGTGGTGACACCGGTCACCTCCAGAGCCACCACACCCTACAGAGATGCTCGGGGTCCCTCACTCCACCTGTGTCCATCCACGCCCGACACCTCCCTGCCCCAACCCCGTGTCCGGCCCCGTTACTCGTTGAAGATGGCCCCGAGCTGTGGCCCGGCCACGTGGGGTGGGAAGGACTCGTAGCCCACGTCCAGCGGGATCTCGTAGCGGGGCACGGAGCTCTGGAAGTGGGATCCGTGTCCGTGCTGGGATCCAGCCAGGCTGACCGAGGGGTAGTGGGCCATGAAGGGATAGGATTTCTCCAGCTCCGGGGAACCATCCTGCTTCAGGGAGAAATTCCCACTGATGCTCAAGGGCGGCGTCAGGGGCCCCTCGTAGGGAGGTGTGGAGCAGTCCGAGGGGTGACTCCCAAAAGAAGCATCCACCAAACTCTTGAAGGCCGGCGGCTTCAGGTGCAGCAGGTGAGACTCCATGGATCCATAAGGGGGGCTGGGTAGCCCCTGGTAGCCAAAGGAGTGGCCAGCCAGGCCTGACTCACAGCCCGGGGTTTTCTCCTCGTGCTTCTCCAGGAAAAGCGGCTGCGGACCCAGCTGCAAGCAGCCGGCCACCAGGTTGCTGGTGGGCTGTGAGAGCCCCTTGCAGAGCATTTCCACAAAATTCTTCCCCTCTGGAGTCTGCCCGGTCTCCAGCACCTCGGACA is from Cinclus cinclus chromosome 30, bCinCin1.1, whole genome shotgun sequence and encodes:
- the NEUROD4 gene encoding neurogenic differentiation factor 4, producing the protein MPQTCSKPSDMAELASSQGWMDEIPGAKMELKEGDTRTGPFGLVPTLPEEHDSVEEEEEEEEEDGEKPKRRGPKKKKMTKARLERFRARRVKANARERTRMHGLNDALDNLRRVMPCYSKTQKLSKIETLRLARNYIWALSEVLETGQTPEGKNFVEMLCKGLSQPTSNLVAGCLQLGPQPLFLEKHEEKTPGCESGLAGHSFGYQGLPSPPYGSMESHLLHLKPPAFKSLVDASFGSHPSDCSTPPYEGPLTPPLSISGNFSLKQDGSPELEKSYPFMAHYPSVSLAGSQHGHGSHFQSSVPRYEIPLDVGYESFPPHVAGPQLGAIFNE